The Halocalculus aciditolerans genomic sequence TGTAGTGCTGTACTTCCAGAAGAGGTAACCCATAATTGTGATCCATATGATATCATCAACCTCTGGTGTTAATTATAAACCATCAGATATAGGGCCATTCTTGGTTCGAGCGTTAAATTCTAGATTGTCGGTAGCCACAGTACTCGTCTGTCTACATACTGAATTAGATTTTCGATATAGGATGCAGTGACGCAACGGGAAATCTGGTGGACTACATCAGTTACCGACGTTTCTAAGTAGATACTATCCAAAACACAACCGATGACCGATGTCGCTATGCTGTACAGTGGTGAAGAGCCTCATCCCGTCCATAGAGGATTTGCTGAGTCGGTCGATGCGGACATAATCGGCGTCCCACAACTTACTCCAAGCGCTGTATTCCGTGTAGCCCTGAATAGATCGAAATTTCTCTATCCACAATATGACGTACTTATCACGGAAGGAACTGGGGCGCTTGAAGCCGGGATTGCAAACAAACTATCCAACGGAACCACGTTACTCTTTCTCGCAGGCGGGCACGGTATCCACCTCCTTAATGCTGAGAGCGATATGGACGTTAATTCGGCCACTAAGTCGGCGGTTGTAAATGTGTTTCCGGAAGTGATTCGATCGGTGTTAGCACGTTGCGTTGACGGCGTGATTGCGGTCTCCGACCTGGCGGCCGAAATCACACACAGGATGGTCGGTGCAGAGACACCGACCAGAATTGTTCACCCGTATATCGATGCCGGTCTCTACGATCAATTGATCGAAACGGACCCTGACCTCTCCGTTAACGAGGCGGTGACAGTGTCTCAGGCGCATCACTACAAGGGGACTGATATCCTTGTGGCAGCATGGGGACGGGTCCTTGATGACGTCTCTGATGCGACGCTCCATATTGTCGGTGCTGGCCATCCAGAAGCGTATGGAAATAAAGACGGAATCGAGGTACACGGCTACGTCGAAAACCTCACGGACGTTTTTCGTCGCTGTGCGCTCTACGTCCAGCCATCGCGGATAGACACATTTCCGGTTAGTACATTGGAAGCTATGGCCACGGGCCTTCCAACAGCGGTCACTAATAAGACTGGTACACTCTCGGAGGTACAGAAAGTAGATCCGTCGCTCATCATGGCACCGAATCCATCGACTGTCGGTCAAACCATCAGTAAGTACTTTAGGACATCTGTATCGCGGCGTCGAACTCTCTCAGAGCAGTTCCGCGACATTGGGTCACGGTTTGCGGAGACAAGTCAGCGTCAAGAGTTCAAACGGAACTACGAAGAGATTCTCGAAGAAATACATTCGGAGTAAGACGAGGCGAGTCCATTAAACGTCCTCGGTTTATTCGGTTTGAGAGAGTTCCTCAGTGACGAGTGACCGTATTTGTTGCTGGAATCGCTCTCTAGTATACCTAGTGGAGCTTTCGCGCAGGAGCTGTCTGATCGAGTCCTGCTCATCGGGACTTTCCATCACAGTCTTTATTTTTTCGACGGCACTGCTAACTTCACGATAGAGCACTCGCTCATCATTCTTCACGATGTCTATCTGCCCCCCACTGTTAGGAACAAACGGAATTACACCACCAGCCACCATCTCCGCGACGACCATCCCGAAGTGTTCGAACTCCTTCCCGTGAATGCCGTACTTATGTTGCTGGATTGCATCGACCAGTTCTTCCCTGCTACACTCCCCTTCAATATAGATATATTCGCGTGATTGAACCTTCCGCTTGATGTCGTCAGCGTAAGATGTGTTTCTAACAGGGCCAATCAGGTGGAGGTGCACATCGTCGTTCCATTCGTGAAGTTCGTCGACTATTTCGATTGTCCTCGAAACTTGTTTCCCTGGGCAAATACGCCCAATCGTAACGAACCCTTCTTCTCGTTGCTCCCATTCGGTATCAGTAAAATCCTGATCATTAATTGGAGGGTACACTATATCCGGAGAAGTATCGTAGATACGTTCGACGATGTCAGCTGTCCACTGTGAGTTGACGAGCAGTCGGTCTTCGCTGATACGTTGAGGGGAGTACCCAGCGAGAAGTCGACATACAGCGTCGTATGGACGATACATCGAAGAGTCACTTCCACGATACCCAGGGATCGCATCCCGACCATCCGTAGCGATCAGCCCCCTTCTCGGGAAATGGATGTACTGGATGGCCCGGGACCCCAAGCTAATCTCGCCGCTCGTCGAAACCATGAGATCGTATGACTGTTGGATATCTCTTACATAACGGTAGAAACAGGTATTGCGGAGTGCCGACAGCTCGATTGTACTGGAAACAGATGATATACTCCGAAAGATAGATAGTGGTAAATCGTCGTATAGGTCAATCTCAACATCTTGGACGTTAGTTCCGTAAAAATTATTGAGATCATCAAAATCAGGTGATGATATCGTAATTAGCGTTACATCATACTGATCTTGAAGTGCTTCTAGAATGTGCATACAGACGGATTCGCTGCCTCCTTTCATCATTAAGTCTGGATGGACGACCGCAACACTTGTCTGATTGGAATGGGTTATATTTGGGGTCATAATTTTCCGAGAGCTTTATACGGCAAACCAGGCAATCCAAGCTTAATGGATAGTGAACAACCGCCGAGTATTGCTCTTGTGGTTCTCGATACCCTTCGGAAAGACTACTTTGATAAATTCTTTGATTGGTTGCCTGGAATACGTTTTGAGAATGCATACTCGACATCCCAGTGGACAATACCGGCACACGCGTCGATTTTCACCGGTCAGTATCCACTGGAAGTGGGCGTTCACTCGAAACACTTGTACTTCGATTGTCCTGAACCTGCGCTCGCCGAGACGCTAGCTGACCACGAGTACACTACTCGGGGATTTAGCGCAAACCCAAATCTTTCGGGACATTTTGGATTCGACCGCGGATTTGATACATTCGAGTCGCCGCTTGACCTCATGCATCTGAACTCGGATCGAATCATTGATTGGAAGTCGTTCGTCGACGAGTCTTCACACTCTGGCCTTTCGATGTACGCACACGGAGTACTGAAGTGCATCTTCGGGGATTGTAACACAGTAATGTCGTTCCGATCGGGACTTCAGCAAGTCTTGAGCGACAACACATACACGAATCCAGGAGGATCCGAAGAGGTACAGAACTGGCTCACGCGCCAAACCTTCGATGACCCCTCGTTTCTGTTTTTGAATCTCATGGAGGCACATGAGCCGTACTGGGCACCCGATGAGTACATGTCCGTTGAAACACCGAATTTGACGCACTCTATCGGCGACCTTGTCTTCGAGGACGAGCCAAACCAAACCAAAACGAATCCGGAACGGATCGTTACCGCATACGAGTGCTGCGCTCGTTACCTCTCCGATCAGTACCGAGACCTTTTTGAACAGCTCTCTGCGATGTTCGATTACGTTATTACGGTCGCCGACCATGGAGAATTACTCGGGGAACATGATGCTTGGAATCACGAGCACGGTATTTATCCAGAACTTACGCACGTCCCATTAGTTGTGTCTGGTGAGGGACTGAAAGGGAAGCGCGACGATGTCGTGAGTCTAGTTGATATTCATACAACTGTTCTAAGATTGGCTGGGATTGACAATAATCAGGCCACTCAGGGACAAAATCTCTTCGACACAAATTCGGAACGGGACATTCTCACTCAGTACACTGGGCTCACTCCTTGGAGCGAAGACCGTCTTCGAGAAAGCGATACTTCAGATGACATTTTGGAGAAGTATGATGAAGAACTGTATGGGATCGCCACCCCTGACGGTTCCTACGCCTACCAGACAGTGGACAAAGCTGATGTAATTGGTGAGGGGATCGATGAGCCGGAAGAGCGTATTCAGCGTCTTGTCAACGACCTCACGGTGCGAAATGTCGAGTCTCAGGACGATGCAATTCCTGACGACGTTCGTCAGCAGCTAGAAGACTTGGGATACGCTTGAGTTTGATTTGAGCTATCAGTATTAGCATTAATGAGCGAGGAAGATTTATCGCCGCTCGATACCGTTCTCCGGGGCAGTGGCATCGTGTTTGTCGGCATCAGCTTCGAGATGCTGATCTCGTTTGGCGCGAAACTACTGATTGCAAGATATCTGGGTAGGGTGGACTATGGTGAGGTTTCGCTGGGGATCACGATTATGACGTTGATGGCAACGCTCTCCCTTATTGGACTTAATAGTGGCGTTGGCCGGTACATACCCCGATTTGACTCCGATATTGACCGTGGTAGCATCGTCAGGTCAGCGCTTGAAGTTGCGCTTCCGATATCCGTGCTCAGTACAGCAGTTATTATCTTTTTATCAAGGCCCCTTGCTACAGTACTGTTCGACAATCCGCAGGCGAGACAACTTATTTGGATCTTTGCGGCTATAATTCCCCTGGTTGTCCTGTTCCGGCTCTCGATCGCGGTTATCCAAGGCCAGCAGCGTTCGGTGCCAAAAGTGGTACTGGAGAATATTGGTCTCCCAGGGATCAGATTCAGTCTAATTGCGGTCGCCGTTTTCTTCGGACTCGGAATACAGGCATTTGCTAGTGCCTATTTTTTATCGTACCTAGGGGTTGCTATCGCTGGGACGTACTACATCTTCACTCGGGTATCGATACCATCGATGGACAAGTACACACCAAGACGTCGAGACCTGGTCTCGTTTTCGGCGCCACTGATGATCACGGTGACGATCACCGCTATTCTATCGAACATAGATACTCTCCTATTAGGATACTTCTCGAGTACGGGCGCGGTAGGCATCTACAACGTCGTTTTTCCGCTCACTGTCGGGATTACTGTGTTCCTCGTCTCATTTCGATTCATCTCAATGCCCCAGATATCCGAA encodes the following:
- a CDS encoding glycosyltransferase family 4 protein; its protein translation is MTDVAMLYSGEEPHPVHRGFAESVDADIIGVPQLTPSAVFRVALNRSKFLYPQYDVLITEGTGALEAGIANKLSNGTTLLFLAGGHGIHLLNAESDMDVNSATKSAVVNVFPEVIRSVLARCVDGVIAVSDLAAEITHRMVGAETPTRIVHPYIDAGLYDQLIETDPDLSVNEAVTVSQAHHYKGTDILVAAWGRVLDDVSDATLHIVGAGHPEAYGNKDGIEVHGYVENLTDVFRRCALYVQPSRIDTFPVSTLEAMATGLPTAVTNKTGTLSEVQKVDPSLIMAPNPSTVGQTISKYFRTSVSRRRTLSEQFRDIGSRFAETSQRQEFKRNYEEILEEIHSE
- a CDS encoding glycosyltransferase, coding for MHILEALQDQYDVTLITISSPDFDDLNNFYGTNVQDVEIDLYDDLPLSIFRSISSVSSTIELSALRNTCFYRYVRDIQQSYDLMVSTSGEISLGSRAIQYIHFPRRGLIATDGRDAIPGYRGSDSSMYRPYDAVCRLLAGYSPQRISEDRLLVNSQWTADIVERIYDTSPDIVYPPINDQDFTDTEWEQREEGFVTIGRICPGKQVSRTIEIVDELHEWNDDVHLHLIGPVRNTSYADDIKRKVQSREYIYIEGECSREELVDAIQQHKYGIHGKEFEHFGMVVAEMVAGGVIPFVPNSGGQIDIVKNDERVLYREVSSAVEKIKTVMESPDEQDSIRQLLRESSTRYTRERFQQQIRSLVTEELSQTE
- a CDS encoding sulfatase, giving the protein MDSEQPPSIALVVLDTLRKDYFDKFFDWLPGIRFENAYSTSQWTIPAHASIFTGQYPLEVGVHSKHLYFDCPEPALAETLADHEYTTRGFSANPNLSGHFGFDRGFDTFESPLDLMHLNSDRIIDWKSFVDESSHSGLSMYAHGVLKCIFGDCNTVMSFRSGLQQVLSDNTYTNPGGSEEVQNWLTRQTFDDPSFLFLNLMEAHEPYWAPDEYMSVETPNLTHSIGDLVFEDEPNQTKTNPERIVTAYECCARYLSDQYRDLFEQLSAMFDYVITVADHGELLGEHDAWNHEHGIYPELTHVPLVVSGEGLKGKRDDVVSLVDIHTTVLRLAGIDNNQATQGQNLFDTNSERDILTQYTGLTPWSEDRLRESDTSDDILEKYDEELYGIATPDGSYAYQTVDKADVIGEGIDEPEERIQRLVNDLTVRNVESQDDAIPDDVRQQLEDLGYA
- a CDS encoding flippase; translated protein: MSEEDLSPLDTVLRGSGIVFVGISFEMLISFGAKLLIARYLGRVDYGEVSLGITIMTLMATLSLIGLNSGVGRYIPRFDSDIDRGSIVRSALEVALPISVLSTAVIIFLSRPLATVLFDNPQARQLIWIFAAIIPLVVLFRLSIAVIQGQQRSVPKVVLENIGLPGIRFSLIAVAVFFGLGIQAFASAYFLSYLGVAIAGTYYIFTRVSIPSMDKYTPRRRDLVSFSAPLMITVTITAILSNIDTLLLGYFSSTGAVGIYNVVFPLTVGITVFLVSFRFISMPQISELHAEGRDEDIRRVYELTNKWVMALSAPVLFVFLFYPAQVIGLTFGAEYTEGAAALSILSLGFFTHAIAGLNGATLTSIGKTRTIMRINILVGICNVILNVLFIPRYSFVGAAIATAGSYALMNVLYSWQLYRSTGISPINAHTIRIIVIISALFSVFVVFQNTVITTTGPAIFLGAVLLVIYIGLLLTVLISEPEEKLFLHTAFEYVM